A segment of the Asinibacterium sp. OR53 genome:
TAATCTTTCAATTGGGCATAGACAGATGCGGGTGATTCTTTTTCTTTCGTCCACATATTGGCCACATCCCATACCATGCCCACATGCGGATGTTTCGATGCATCCATGATCATTTTCAGCTCATCGGTCTTCACCGCATCGCCATGCGATTCGAGCAACACTTTAACGTTTTTGCCCTGCGCATAATTACCCAGTTCCAGTAATCCGCTGATGATTCTGTCGATGGTTGCTTTGCGCTGGTCGTCTTTGGGCAGGCTGTTAGGGAATACGCGTACATAAGGGCAATTCAATTGCTGCGCCAGGTCGATGAACTGTTTGGCAGCAGCTATGTTTTTTTGCCTTGCCTCAGCATTAGCATGGTGTAATTCGGCAGAAGAGCCAAGGTCAACAAACCGCAATCCTTTATCGGTTGCCTGTTGCAGACTGGCCGCAATTTTTCCAGGTGTACTGAACTCGGGGCATTTTCCCAGATCGATCTGTCGTTGGATTCCCCTGATCTCGATTCCATTGTAACCGTTTTGTTGTGCGAAGTCCAGTATCTGGGAGTAGGTCCAGTCGGGACAACCCAATGTAGAGAAAGCCAGCAAAGGCTTGTGTTTTTTTATTGTGTTTCCAAATGCAGTAGCGGCAAAAGGAACGGGCAGGACGGCAAGACCGGTCTTCAGAAAATTCCTGCGGGAATACGGTTTCATATGAAATGATTTAGTACGCTAGATGCCCTAAATATACAGGAAGTTTTTTTGTACATTTCTGAAGGATTCTTCAATTTTATCGAACCTTAAAAATTATCTGATATGAGCAGTTATCCTATGCGCGATCCGGTACAGGATCATCTCATCACTCCGCAGAATGCCGCTCTGCTGATCATAGATTACCAGCCCGTGCAGGTGAATTCCATTAACTCTATGCCAAGGAGCCAACTGGTAGCCAATATTGTGAATGTAACGGAATTGATCCGTTCTTTTAATATACCGGTTGTACTCAGCACCGTGAATGTGGCAACAGGTATCAATAAAGAAACCATCCCATCGTTGTTGAATGTGTTACAGGGTATGCCTTCTTATGACAGAACTACTATCAATGCATGGGAAGACGCAGCGTTCAATGAAGCAGTGAAGAAAACAGGCAGAAAGAAATTGTTGATGACAGCGCTCTGGACAGAAGCCTGTCTGAGCTTCCCCACTTTAGACGCATTGAAAGAAGGGTATGAAGTATATCCGATTGTAGATGCTGTGGGAGGTACTTCGCTTATAGCACATGAAACAGCGCTCAGAAGGGTAGAGCAAGCGGGAGCGCAGCTCACCAGCATAGCACAACTGGCCTGTGAATTGCAGCGCGACTGGAACCGAAGCGATACCGCCAAACACATGGTGAAGGCATTAACCAATGCAGGCGCATTTTTAAAACTGTAGTAAATTAAGGTATTGTACGAAGAACGTCATCCCGAGCGAGCGAAGCGAGTCGAGGGATCTGCTTGAATGTTCAGTGAGATCCCTCGGCTACGCTCGGGATGACGTTTCGATTACAGATTGATAGAAGCTTGTATCGTTTGCTTGTTTTTGATACTGCTCTCGCTGGGTTGGCAACCACCAACAGAGATCAGTGTATTGCCTTTGAACGGAAGGTAGGCGCCATTGTTATCACGGGTAGACAATTCTTCTGTACCGAGCTTGAAGCTAATAGTAGTGCTTTCGCCTGCTTTCAATGAAACCCTGCGGAACCCTTTTAGCGAGCGGATCGCATCTTGTTGTGCAGCATGGTGGGATACATAGAGTTCAACCACTTCTTCTCCGCTTCTGCTTCCTGTATTCTTCACCGTAGCATGTACAGTAACTGTTTTGTTGCCTTTGGAAGTAATGATCTGAAGGTTACTATACTGGAAATTGGTATAACTCAAACCATAGCCGAATGCATACAAAGGTTTACCGGTAAAATAACGGTAAGTGCGATTGGTCATGGCATAATCATCGAAAGAAGGCAGGTCGCTATCGCTCTTATAGAAGGTAACGGGTAACCTGCCGGATGGATTGTAATCGCCAAACAACACATCGGCAACAGCGGTGCCGGCCGATTGTCCGCCATACCATGCGTTGACAATGGCGGGGATGTTTTCAGATTCCCAAGGGGTGGCAATGGCACTGCCGGTCATCATCACAAAAACAACAGGCTTGCCGGTGGCTTTCAATGCTTTCATTAAATTGGTTTGTACAGCCGGTAATAAAATAGAGGTACGGTCGCCACCGTTGAAACCCGGATGGTTCACGCGCATCTCTTCTCCTTCCAACTGCGGGGAGATGCCGCCGACAAAAACGATCACATCCGCATCTTTTACTTTATCAGTCAGGGCTGCAATATCTGTCTTCACCAGGCGCGTTTTACCACCTTCTTCTACTTGCAGGGAATCGTCGGTATGATTGACGGCTTTCTCATACACCACTTCGGCATTGGGTAATTTGTTTTTGATGCCGTGTAATACGGTGATGATCTCGGAAGGCGTGCCGTTATAATTACCCAATAGCGCATTGGCATTATCGGCATTGGGACCCAGCACTGCAATTTTATGAATGTGCTTGCTGAGCGGCAAAGTATGTTGATCGTTCTTCAGCAACACGATGGACTGCCGCGCCATTTTCAATGAATGCGCTATGTGCGCCGGGCTTTCCAGTTCCGACTCCGGTACATTGCCATAAGGAACAGAAGCCGCGGGGTCGAAGAAACCCAATCTGAAACGGATCATGAACAAACGCTTCAAAGAAACATCGATTTGTTGTTCGGTGATCAGTTTGTCTTTTACTGCCTGCAACAGTTTTTTGTAAGCTACATTGCCACAATCTACATCGGTTCCGTGCAGCAATGCATCAGCTGCTGCGCTTTCGGCATTGGGATGTGTTTTGTGATAGTTGAAGAAATCGTCGATGGCGCCGCAGTCGGAAGTTACGTAGCCGGTGAACTGCCAGCGGTTGCGCAGGATATCCGTCATCAACGGGTCGCTGCCGCAGCAAGGCTGTGTTCTGAAAGCATTGTATGCACACATCACGCCTGCTACTTTCGCGTCAACCACTAATGTTTTGAAAGCAGGCAGGTAAGTGTTCCAGAGATCATAATCAGAAGGAGACACATCAAAAGAATGCCTGCTGGGTTCCGGACCGCTGTGCACTGCATAGTGCTTGGCACAGGCGGCGGCCAGCAAGTATTTGGCGTCATGACCTTGCAAGCCCTGCACAAAAGCTTTACCCATCGTTGCGGTGAGAAAAGGATCTTCACCATAGGTCTCCTGTCCACGACCCCATCGCGGATCGCGGAATATATTGATGTTGGGTGTCCAGTAAGTAAGCCCCGTATAACGTTTGCCCTGCTTGCCATCTTTTATGGATTGATTGTAAATGGCCCTTCCTTCCATAGCAGCATACTCCGCCATTTGTTTGATGGAACCGGTATCAAATGTAGCTGCCATAGCAATCGCCTGCGGGTACACCGTTACTTTATAAGGTGTTCTCGCCACACCATGTAATACTTCATTCCACCAATCATAGGCAGGAATACCCAGCCGCGCAATACCGGGTGTGGTGTTCTGCATCTGCGCCACTTTTTCTTCCAGGGTAAGGCGTGATACCAGGTCGTTCACACGTTGTTCAAAACTGAGCGATGGATTTTGAAAGGGATAATGATCCTGAGCGCAGGCAAGAGACGCAAACAGGAAAAATAAACCTGATAGCAGGCTTTTAAATGAGTAATTGATGTGATGCTTCATCGTTGATGAGGTTTAAAAATTAACGGTTTCCCAATACGTTTTTTGGGGTTGGAGGTATTGATTGAATAATATCGGTACGGAAAGGGGATGCGGGCAATCCCTCTTTGTTGTATAAGTTGGCCCCATCGGGGTTATCGGCCCATGCATAACGTACATACAAAGGTTGCGAGATGGCATTGTTCCACACGATTACAGTGTTACCTTCTATGCGTGCCTGAGCCCACACGAATTTTTTATCGGCGCCGGCAACAGCAAAATGATGGGGCGCTTCACTGTCGTTGGTAGTGAGACCACTGCCGGTATGATGAAAACGAATGATGATCCTGTTGCCGTTGATACTGTCCGATGCATACAGCGGGCCGCTATACACAAGTTTGTTTTCGCCATATACATCGTGGCGCGCAACAAGGGCCAGTCGTCTGCCTGCCTCTGATTTGTTCAATGGGTGAATATCGTTCCATTCACCCAGGTCAATGGTCACTGCCATGCCGGTATGCGGTACTGACAGCGTTTTCAATTGCGATTCACGCAATGTGGCCCACTGGCTTTCGGAAGGAAGATAAGATACGTCCATGAAATTGGGAAGCTGTGCATAGATGAAAGGCAGTTCGCCTTGCCTCCACCTGCTTCGCCAGTCGTGGATCATGGCCGGTAATAAGCTGGCATACTCTGCAGGACGAAAAGCGTTGGCTTCTCCCTGGTACCAGAGAAAACCTTTGATGGTATAACCAACGAGTGGTGCTATCATGCCGTTGTATAAAGCAGTGGGCTGGTATTGCATGGTCATGGGTACAACTGCATCTTTTTGCGGCAAGAACGCATCACCTACTTTGTACAACCATTCACCGGCGAGATCCAGTTGCTGTTCGCCTGCTTGCAGGAAATAATGCTTGTCGGGTACAAAACCACCTTTGCCATTGTAGTTGATAACCCGGATCATGATCAGGTTTTTGCCGGGCTTCAACAATCCCGCCGGCAAATCATAATTCCGCGGTGGATATTGATAAGTGGTATTGCCAACCAATTGTCCGTTCACGTACATGAAATCGGCGTCCACCACACGCCCCATACTGATCCTGGCCGGCATACCGGTCATGGATGCAGGTACATTGATCTCTTTGCGATACCACACGATGCCATCCAACTCTCTTACGCCCTGGTCTTCCCAGTAGCCGGGAATGGTAATGGTATGCCATCCCTTGGGAATATAAGCGGGGTCATACCATTTAACGGCATCACTCAATCCTTTGTCGCTCGGTTTAGGTCTGCGTTGTTCATAAGCCGCTACTGCGCGCAAATGTGTATTGATGAAAGCAGTGTCTTTGTTCTGTTGCACGGTGTGCAACAAATGACTGAAAGGCTGCAATCCTTCCTCACTGATGAATGCTTCGGCAGGAGCGCCGCCCACACTGGCATTGATCAATCCGATGGGTATATGCTGGTGTTCGTAAATTTCTTTCGCAAAAAAATAAGCTACAGCAGAAAAGCTGAGCAGGTCTGCACCGGCTGCAGCCTTCCAGTGACCAGGTGGCAGGTTTTCTCTGGGCGATTGCAATTCGGGAAGCGTAGGTACAAAGAATTGCCGGATGGAACTATTGTGCACCTGTTTGATTTCATCGACATATCTGTATTTCACCCTTTCCATGGGTAATACCATATTAGATTGTCCGGAGCAAATCCATACATCACCTACGAGGATGTCTTTTAGTAAGAGATGGTTGCTGGCATCGATTTGCAAGGTATACGGACCGCCTGCTTTGGTTGCCGGCAGGTTGACAGACCATTTGCCAACTGAAGAGGCAACGGTATTGACATGATTGTTGTTGAAACGCAACGTAATTTTTTCGCCGGGGGAAGCCCATCCCCAAATATGAATGGGCTGGTCGCGTTGAAGTACCATACTGTCTCTCAGCAGGGCAGGCAGTGTTACCTGTGCATTGATTTGAGTAATTGCAGCGCTCAACAGGAAGAGTATTGCCGGGCAGGCAAGTGATTTCGCAGGCATCGTTCGTATTTATTTTTTTGTTTCAGGCGGACCGAGATAACTCTGTTCCATGCCGCCGCAATCGATCACTATTTTTTGCAGTACCACAGCAGGGGAGATCATCCAGTATTGAAGCGTATGCCTGCCAGGATTGTTCAACTGCTGTTCCACTATTTTTTCAATGGTGTTGTTGGCCACCCATTTCGACCAGGTGCGCACATCGCTGTCGTCTTTGTTCAACGATACTACTACGGGAGGTTGCTGGTCAACCGATACCGCGAACTGCAACCCTTCATCGTTATGGAAATTCAGCGTAGGAGAAAAATACAGGTGCAGTTTGCAGGGGCCGTTGCTGTAAGTGTAAAATGTATAATCTACGTGCGGACTAGTATTGGTAAAAGGAACAGCAACCGTTACAGGGAAAGTACCGATGCCCGATCCGCTCCGGCCGATATCCGGTATCACTTTCCATTGAACGGATGAATGGTTATGCGCACTGGTCCAGTGAGCTGCTTCTATGGAAACATAACCGTTCTTTTCGTAGAACAGGTTGGGCACATGGCTGTTTGGAGTGCTCGCTACCCGGTCTTTAGCAACTGGTGTTGTGGGATGGGCGCCTTGCTCAGCTACATAAGCCAGCGCCGGTATTTTGTTTACCCTGGGCTGCTGCCAGTAAGTATAACCGATATGGGTCTGGTCCATCATATGGTTCCACTTGTGGTTATGCAGTGCATGGTATTCCAGTGTAATAAGTGAATCGTTTTCGTATAGTTGTTTTGCTTTGGCAGCCCAATGATTGGCAGCAGTGTCTTGTTGCGCCGCATAGAATTTGTTTTTAGCCACGGCTGTATACAAATGTTGCAGGTTACCATAAGCTTTGATGGGATGGAGTACTAATTGGAAGAAAGCATCTTTATAGCTGCCGGGCAATTGACGGCCGATGGCTTCTGCCTGTTGTTGCAATTCATCCCAAACTTTGGTTATTCTGTCGGCTTCGTTATAATACGTGGGACTGTATGTGCTGGCATCGAGTAATTCAGGTTTGATGCGTGCGGCATAACGGCTGTAGGCATTGATGAGTTTGCCGATGGCGACTCCCTGCTGTTGTCCGAATTGCCCGGCAGACCATGAAGTATAATAAGAAGACAGGTTGTCTTCATTCCAGGCATGCGGGTTCCAGGCATAGTCGAGAAAAAACGAAATAGGAAATTCCATGGGCTTGATATCACCCACATTCACCACCCAAATATTCTTCACGCCATATTCATAGGCCAGGTGCATTTGTTCCCATACCCTTGCAATATTGTTGGTATTGATCCATTTGTAATTCCTGGGATCACCCACATAATCGAAATGATAATAGATGCCATATCCGCCACTACGGGGTGCATCTGTAAGCCTGGGAAGTTTGCGGATATTGCCCCAGTTGTCATCGCAGAGCAGCAGGGTAATATCGTCGGGTACGCGCATGCCTTTATCGTAGTAGTCCTGCACTTCTTTATACAAAGCCCATAATTGTGGTGTGGCCGATAGGGGTTTGCCTGTTACTTCCGCAATGATCTTCCGCTGATCGCTCACGATCCTTTCGAGCAGGCTGATGGCAGTGCCCTGGGCCATGGGCATATCACCATCGCCCCGCATGCCAACGCTAACGATCTTTTCATTGGTAGCGCGTTGCATGCCTTTTCTCCAGAAGTCGGTCAGCACGGTAGCATTGCTGTCGTAGTTCCATAATCCTTTGCCATAACGCCTCCACTCCACATGCGCACGCATGAGCGGTTCGTGGTGCGTAGTGCCAATCACAATGCCGTATTGTTCAGCAGCGCGGATGTTCAGGCTGTCGTCGTCGTAAAAAGCATTGCCCCACATAGCAGGCCATATATAATTGCCTTTGAGGCGCAGGATGAGTTCAAAAACCTTTTCATAAAAAAGATGGTTGAAGCCGCCGAATTTTTCTTTGCTCCAGCTACTCAATGCCGGCGCTTCGTCGTTGATGAAAATGCCGCGATATTTTACTTTGGGTGCATCGGCCAGTAAAGCGTGCGCAGGAAAGAAAAGCGCTGCCTTTTTTTGCACCGGCACATCGGCCCACCAGTACCAGGGAGAAACACCTATCTGTTTCGACAATTCCAATACACCATAAGCCGTACCCCTGCGATCGCTTCCCGTGATCACCAGTGTGCGGTTATTTACTACTTGTACACGATAACCTTCCCACTGTTGTTGCAGGCTATCGGCCTGTATTTTCTTTTCCTTCACCAACTGTTGCACCAATGCAGAATGCTGCAAACTGCCGATGATAATGACAGGAGCTGCGCCCGTGTTATTGTGAACGATGGATAATTTTTTCCCGGTAACAGCTTCTATGTCCTGCTGCAACAACGTAGCGGCCTTTAACACCAGGGCATCGTCTGACGCGTCTACCGCAATAACCGCTTGCTGGTTATGAGAAACAATAACGAAATCATTGGGGTGCTGGGCAGCGCTGCTCACTACCTGTGCCGGCAAGGGAGCAGCAGACAGCAATAGAAAAAGAGCGGGAATGAATTTTTTCATCTGCAGTATGATTTAAAACCCAATTGAATTGCCCCCGTCTACCGGCAATACCACGCCGGTGATATATTGTGCGGCATCAGAAGCAAGAAATGCTACCGCATCGCCTATATCTGCGGGCTGCCCCAATACACCCATCGGGGTACGGCCCAGTGCTTTCGCTTTTCTTTCAGGATCGTTGTTCAGTGCTTTGGCCGACATATCGGTTGCAATAAAACCGGGCGCCACGCAATTCACCCTGATGCCTTTGGGCGACAGTTCAGTAGCCATAGCCCTTGTCATGCCTTCGATGGCCGATTTGGATGCGGTATAGGCGATCACTTTGGGAATACCATATTGAGAAGCCATGGAGCTGATGTTCACAATAGAGCCACCATGTGAATTGTTCAGCATTTGCTTCACCACCTCACGCGAAAGCGCAAATACCGCGGTGAGGTTGGTACGAATGATCCGCTCGAAATCTTCATCGCTTACTTCGGTGAATTCTTTTTTCATGTTGATGCCTGCATTGTTCACCAATATGTCTATCC
Coding sequences within it:
- a CDS encoding sugar phosphate isomerase/epimerase, which translates into the protein MKPYSRRNFLKTGLAVLPVPFAATAFGNTIKKHKPLLAFSTLGCPDWTYSQILDFAQQNGYNGIEIRGIQRQIDLGKCPEFSTPGKIAASLQQATDKGLRFVDLGSSAELHHANAEARQKNIAAAKQFIDLAQQLNCPYVRVFPNSLPKDDQRKATIDRIISGLLELGNYAQGKNVKVLLESHGDAVKTDELKMIMDASKHPHVGMVWDVANMWTKEKESPASVYAQLKDYIFHTHLKDFKYVNGKEHYVLLGQGEVPIFEAIDALYKGGYKGYYSFEWEKLWHPDIDAPEVALADFPKAIQKHFQ
- a CDS encoding sialate O-acetylesterase: MPAKSLACPAILFLLSAAITQINAQVTLPALLRDSMVLQRDQPIHIWGWASPGEKITLRFNNNHVNTVASSVGKWSVNLPATKAGGPYTLQIDASNHLLLKDILVGDVWICSGQSNMVLPMERVKYRYVDEIKQVHNSSIRQFFVPTLPELQSPRENLPPGHWKAAAGADLLSFSAVAYFFAKEIYEHQHIPIGLINASVGGAPAEAFISEEGLQPFSHLLHTVQQNKDTAFINTHLRAVAAYEQRRPKPSDKGLSDAVKWYDPAYIPKGWHTITIPGYWEDQGVRELDGIVWYRKEINVPASMTGMPARISMGRVVDADFMYVNGQLVGNTTYQYPPRNYDLPAGLLKPGKNLIMIRVINYNGKGGFVPDKHYFLQAGEQQLDLAGEWLYKVGDAFLPQKDAVVPMTMQYQPTALYNGMIAPLVGYTIKGFLWYQGEANAFRPAEYASLLPAMIHDWRSRWRQGELPFIYAQLPNFMDVSYLPSESQWATLRESQLKTLSVPHTGMAVTIDLGEWNDIHPLNKSEAGRRLALVARHDVYGENKLVYSGPLYASDSINGNRIIIRFHHTGSGLTTNDSEAPHHFAVAGADKKFVWAQARIEGNTVIVWNNAISQPLYVRYAWADNPDGANLYNKEGLPASPFRTDIIQSIPPTPKNVLGNR
- a CDS encoding hydrolase; translation: MSSYPMRDPVQDHLITPQNAALLIIDYQPVQVNSINSMPRSQLVANIVNVTELIRSFNIPVVLSTVNVATGINKETIPSLLNVLQGMPSYDRTTINAWEDAAFNEAVKKTGRKKLLMTALWTEACLSFPTLDALKEGYEVYPIVDAVGGTSLIAHETALRRVEQAGAQLTSIAQLACELQRDWNRSDTAKHMVKALTNAGAFLKL
- a CDS encoding glycoside hydrolase family 3 C-terminal domain-containing protein, encoding MKHHINYSFKSLLSGLFFLFASLACAQDHYPFQNPSLSFEQRVNDLVSRLTLEEKVAQMQNTTPGIARLGIPAYDWWNEVLHGVARTPYKVTVYPQAIAMAATFDTGSIKQMAEYAAMEGRAIYNQSIKDGKQGKRYTGLTYWTPNINIFRDPRWGRGQETYGEDPFLTATMGKAFVQGLQGHDAKYLLAAACAKHYAVHSGPEPSRHSFDVSPSDYDLWNTYLPAFKTLVVDAKVAGVMCAYNAFRTQPCCGSDPLMTDILRNRWQFTGYVTSDCGAIDDFFNYHKTHPNAESAAADALLHGTDVDCGNVAYKKLLQAVKDKLITEQQIDVSLKRLFMIRFRLGFFDPAASVPYGNVPESELESPAHIAHSLKMARQSIVLLKNDQHTLPLSKHIHKIAVLGPNADNANALLGNYNGTPSEIITVLHGIKNKLPNAEVVYEKAVNHTDDSLQVEEGGKTRLVKTDIAALTDKVKDADVIVFVGGISPQLEGEEMRVNHPGFNGGDRTSILLPAVQTNLMKALKATGKPVVFVMMTGSAIATPWESENIPAIVNAWYGGQSAGTAVADVLFGDYNPSGRLPVTFYKSDSDLPSFDDYAMTNRTYRYFTGKPLYAFGYGLSYTNFQYSNLQIITSKGNKTVTVHATVKNTGSRSGEEVVELYVSHHAAQQDAIRSLKGFRRVSLKAGESTTISFKLGTEELSTRDNNGAYLPFKGNTLISVGGCQPSESSIKNKQTIQASINL
- a CDS encoding glycosyl hydrolase 115 family protein, translating into MKKFIPALFLLLSAAPLPAQVVSSAAQHPNDFVIVSHNQQAVIAVDASDDALVLKAATLLQQDIEAVTGKKLSIVHNNTGAAPVIIIGSLQHSALVQQLVKEKKIQADSLQQQWEGYRVQVVNNRTLVITGSDRRGTAYGVLELSKQIGVSPWYWWADVPVQKKAALFFPAHALLADAPKVKYRGIFINDEAPALSSWSKEKFGGFNHLFYEKVFELILRLKGNYIWPAMWGNAFYDDDSLNIRAAEQYGIVIGTTHHEPLMRAHVEWRRYGKGLWNYDSNATVLTDFWRKGMQRATNEKIVSVGMRGDGDMPMAQGTAISLLERIVSDQRKIIAEVTGKPLSATPQLWALYKEVQDYYDKGMRVPDDITLLLCDDNWGNIRKLPRLTDAPRSGGYGIYYHFDYVGDPRNYKWINTNNIARVWEQMHLAYEYGVKNIWVVNVGDIKPMEFPISFFLDYAWNPHAWNEDNLSSYYTSWSAGQFGQQQGVAIGKLINAYSRYAARIKPELLDASTYSPTYYNEADRITKVWDELQQQAEAIGRQLPGSYKDAFFQLVLHPIKAYGNLQHLYTAVAKNKFYAAQQDTAANHWAAKAKQLYENDSLITLEYHALHNHKWNHMMDQTHIGYTYWQQPRVNKIPALAYVAEQGAHPTTPVAKDRVASTPNSHVPNLFYEKNGYVSIEAAHWTSAHNHSSVQWKVIPDIGRSGSGIGTFPVTVAVPFTNTSPHVDYTFYTYSNGPCKLHLYFSPTLNFHNDEGLQFAVSVDQQPPVVVSLNKDDSDVRTWSKWVANNTIEKIVEQQLNNPGRHTLQYWMISPAVVLQKIVIDCGGMEQSYLGPPETKK
- a CDS encoding SDR family NAD(P)-dependent oxidoreductase codes for the protein MSTAQQNKIAIVTGGGSGIGLAIANKLVRHQVHTIIVGRDEEKLAAAKAQLGGLCSTYSCDLSELSAIPNLIANIIAAYGRIDILVNNAGINMKKEFTEVSDEDFERIIRTNLTAVFALSREVVKQMLNNSHGGSIVNISSMASQYGIPKVIAYTASKSAIEGMTRAMATELSPKGIRVNCVAPGFIATDMSAKALNNDPERKAKALGRTPMGVLGQPADIGDAVAFLASDAAQYITGVVLPVDGGNSIGF